One genomic window of Malaciobacter molluscorum LMG 25693 includes the following:
- a CDS encoding DUF1104 domain-containing protein produces MLKVIFIMMIFFSSIFGKTDFSEMSTQELIAIMGYVKPHEQRNFNQELKSRIPTMNEKEKKAYIKNKKRMNR; encoded by the coding sequence ATGCTAAAAGTAATATTTATTATGATGATATTTTTTTCTTCTATTTTTGGAAAAACAGATTTTTCAGAAATGAGTACACAAGAACTTATTGCAATAATGGGTTATGTAAAACCACATGAGCAAAGAAACTTTAATCAAGAGTTAAAAAGTAGAATTCCTACTATGAATGAAAAAGAGAAAAAAGCCTATATAAAAAATAAAAAAAGAATGAATAGATAA
- a CDS encoding response regulator transcription factor: MERQLLLLEDDITLSDTIIEYFEENNFEVDSAYDGEEALSKVYEKSYDLLLLDVNVPLLNGFEVLQEIRKNQNKTPAIFITSLNSMQSLEEGFDSGCDDYIRKPFELKEIFLRVKTILKREYSNKEEIIKIDDNIVFNMSSFLLKKDDEVVTLNKKELKLLKLFLLNPNELLDHERIFNYVWDYEEEPSDSSLRTYIKNLRKIIGKDKIVSLKRLGYRFNS; this comes from the coding sequence ATGGAACGACAACTACTTTTATTAGAAGATGATATAACATTAAGTGATACTATAATTGAGTATTTTGAAGAGAATAATTTTGAAGTAGATAGTGCATATGATGGAGAAGAAGCACTTAGTAAAGTATATGAAAAAAGCTATGATTTATTACTTCTTGATGTTAATGTACCTTTATTAAATGGATTCGAAGTTTTACAAGAAATTAGAAAAAATCAAAATAAAACTCCAGCAATTTTTATTACATCTTTAAATTCTATGCAGTCTTTAGAAGAAGGATTTGATAGTGGTTGTGATGATTATATAAGAAAACCTTTTGAATTAAAAGAGATATTTTTAAGAGTAAAAACAATTTTAAAAAGAGAATATTCTAATAAAGAAGAGATTATAAAAATTGATGATAATATAGTATTTAATATGTCATCTTTTTTATTAAAAAAAGATGATGAAGTTGTAACATTAAATAAAAAAGAGTTAAAACTTTTGAAACTTTTTTTATTAAATCCAAATGAATTATTAGATCATGAAAGAATTTTTAATTATGTTTGGGATTATGAAGAAGAACCAAGTGATAGTTCACTTAGAACGTATATAAAAAATCTTAGAAAAATTATAGGAAAAGATAAAATTGTTAGCCTTAAAAGACTTGGATATAGATTTAATTCGTAG
- a CDS encoding amidoligase family protein — MNSFKMPKVTQNYEGNIRKVGFEIEFSNMRIKKIVSLLKKTYNLKETKVNNFLYTFDSEFGDFIAELDFELLTKQKLKSNVVDFFNKMGMKIDGTRIEKVEDIIGSISKDLVPYEISTPPIPLDKISMIDKLSDNLYKLGAHGTKKKVYNAFGLHINIEVSSLDVQSLLNYLRAYVILETFLVKDAKIDIARKITPYIDKFKEDYINKILSESYEPTIDELIDDYIKYNPTRNRSLDMLPIFAFIDESKVRKSLKKEKINPRPAFHYRLSNSLVGEEDWKISDEWNRWLYVERVANDTKLLSKLSKKYLFHLEKFINFTTWEEKVSKCVKNQ; from the coding sequence ATGAATAGTTTCAAAATGCCAAAAGTAACTCAAAACTATGAGGGAAATATAAGAAAGGTTGGTTTTGAAATTGAGTTCTCAAATATGAGAATAAAAAAAATAGTATCTTTACTTAAGAAAACTTATAATTTAAAGGAGACAAAGGTAAATAACTTTCTTTATACTTTTGATAGTGAGTTTGGAGATTTTATTGCTGAACTTGATTTTGAACTTTTAACAAAACAAAAGTTAAAATCAAATGTAGTAGATTTTTTCAATAAAATGGGAATGAAAATTGATGGAACAAGAATTGAAAAAGTTGAAGATATAATAGGTTCTATATCAAAAGATTTAGTTCCTTATGAAATAAGCACACCACCAATTCCTTTAGACAAAATTTCAATGATTGATAAATTAAGTGATAATCTTTACAAATTAGGAGCTCATGGAACTAAAAAAAAGGTTTATAATGCATTTGGATTACATATAAATATAGAAGTATCTTCTTTAGATGTACAGTCTTTATTAAATTATTTAAGAGCATATGTAATTTTAGAAACTTTTTTAGTAAAAGATGCAAAAATTGATATAGCTAGAAAGATTACTCCATATATTGATAAATTTAAAGAAGATTATATAAATAAAATATTATCAGAAAGTTATGAACCTACAATTGATGAATTAATAGATGATTATATTAAATATAATCCTACAAGAAATAGATCATTAGATATGTTACCGATATTTGCTTTTATAGATGAATCAAAAGTCAGAAAAAGTTTAAAAAAAGAGAAAATAAATCCAAGACCAGCATTTCATTATAGATTATCAAATTCTTTAGTTGGTGAAGAAGATTGGAAAATTTCTGATGAATGGAATAGATGGCTATATGTAGAAAGAGTAGCAAATGATACAAAGCTTTTATCTAAACTTAGTAAGAAATATCTATTTCATTTAGAAAAATTTATAAACTTCACAACATGGGAAGAAAAAGTAAGTAAATGTGTAAAAAACCAATAA
- a CDS encoding sensor histidine kinase, which yields MLEKQRIKLQDYSSDFIYRLKDLHINFDKYKYYPRDERYKSAIYDSSKKKIFSTLDSNDIKFNKVIYLTNDKIHYITQPESYYLGAKYIVIEIPEDKSWLEKLEKTLTFINAVVFLFMLFIGYFLLNIVLKPMKQSMYILDRFIKDTTHELNTPVSTIVTNIEMIKQYKLEEKLKNKINRIDIGAKTISNIYDDLTYLTLNNKIISRNEDINLSVLLEQRVEFFSTLAQAKKIDFVLNISDNIYINMDKKKLSKLIDNLLSNAIKYNKIKGLINVSLEEGCFKIEDSGQGMSQEQLKKLFIRYTRFDKSVGGFGIGLSIVSLIAKEYKLKVDFSSKLKEGTKVEVKW from the coding sequence ATGCTAGAAAAGCAAAGAATAAAACTTCAAGATTATTCAAGTGATTTTATTTATAGATTAAAAGATTTGCATATTAACTTTGATAAATACAAATATTACCCACGCGACGAACGATATAAGTCAGCAATATATGATAGTTCTAAAAAAAAGATATTTTCTACTTTAGATTCAAATGATATAAAATTTAATAAAGTAATCTATTTAACAAATGATAAAATTCATTATATTACTCAACCAGAATCTTATTATCTTGGTGCAAAATATATAGTTATTGAGATACCTGAAGATAAAAGTTGGTTAGAAAAGTTAGAAAAAACATTAACTTTTATAAATGCTGTTGTTTTTCTTTTTATGCTTTTTATAGGATATTTTCTTTTAAATATAGTTTTAAAGCCTATGAAACAATCTATGTATATTCTTGATAGATTTATAAAAGATACTACTCATGAATTAAATACTCCTGTAAGTACAATTGTGACAAATATTGAGATGATTAAACAGTATAAATTAGAAGAAAAATTGAAAAATAAGATAAATAGAATAGATATAGGTGCAAAAACAATATCTAATATATATGATGATTTAACTTATCTTACTTTAAATAATAAAATAATTTCAAGAAATGAAGATATTAATTTATCAGTATTACTTGAACAAAGAGTTGAATTTTTTAGTACATTAGCCCAAGCTAAAAAAATAGATTTTGTTTTAAATATTAGTGATAATATTTATATAAATATGGATAAAAAGAAATTATCAAAACTTATTGATAATCTTTTATCAAATGCAATTAAGTATAATAAAATAAAAGGACTGATAAATGTATCTTTAGAAGAGGGTTGTTTCAAAATTGAAGATAGTGGCCAAGGAATGAGTCAAGAACAACTTAAAAAACTTTTTATTAGATATACTCGTTTTGATAAAAGTGTAGGGGGATTTGGTATTGGCTTAAGTATTGTATCTTTAATAGCAAAAGAGTATAAACTAAAAGTTGATTTTTCTTCTAAATTAAAAGAAGGAACAAAGGTAGAAGTAAAATGGTAA
- a CDS encoding gamma-glutamyl-gamma-aminobutyrate hydrolase family protein translates to MCKKPIIGVCLPNKGNKLAEIFIRFSLFLANAKAVSLRPDEHSSKDKIDGLILSGGSDINPLLYGGKKEAHNTKLDKKRDAFELDMIKTAVQKRIPIFGICRGAQLLNIFFDGDLYPTVLDIEEYLIHKNSIFPIKDIFIKKKSKLFDIVKKEKLKANSLHNQAIHKVGEDLKVTAKYKGLIQAIEKKNYPFMLAVQWHPEYLFYIKEHRKIFKDFVKACLN, encoded by the coding sequence ATGTGTAAAAAACCAATAATTGGAGTTTGTTTACCAAATAAAGGTAATAAACTAGCAGAAATCTTTATTAGATTTAGCCTTTTTTTAGCAAATGCAAAAGCTGTCAGCTTAAGACCAGATGAACATAGTTCAAAAGATAAAATTGATGGTTTAATATTAAGTGGTGGTAGTGATATAAATCCTTTATTATATGGTGGAAAAAAGGAAGCCCATAATACAAAACTCGATAAAAAAAGAGACGCTTTTGAACTTGATATGATAAAAACAGCAGTTCAAAAAAGAATTCCCATATTTGGAATATGTCGTGGAGCACAACTTCTAAATATATTTTTTGATGGAGATTTATATCCAACGGTTTTGGATATTGAAGAGTATTTAATACATAAAAATTCTATATTTCCAATAAAAGATATTTTTATAAAAAAGAAAAGTAAACTTTTTGATATTGTAAAAAAAGAAAAACTTAAAGCAAATAGTCTTCATAATCAAGCAATACATAAAGTAGGGGAAGATTTAAAAGTTACTGCAAAGTATAAAGGATTAATACAAGCAATTGAAAAGAAAAATTATCCTTTTATGTTAGCAGTACAATGGCATCCAGAATATCTTTTTTATATAAAAGAACATAGAAAAATATTTAAAGATTTTGTAAAAGCTTGTTTAAATTAA
- a CDS encoding TPR end-of-group domain-containing protein yields MKKLLLLLVPMILFSSIYAKDIEKPSQEKIDKKLNSLKKPLFTPFVENYILNDLKQLRDDNKKLKVELYKRLAEKEVEISTNAINYATSTINNIFYIIAAASSLLVIIGLNSIRDVNQKIRTIVDEKVSKVIDDYEKRMSLIEKDLDKRSKQVLQNQKEIEKTNTIHSLWIRAAQETTPSGKIEIYDDILKIKPYDAEALTYKAEAALELEEANWALHLANQALNIDDDYPNAFYQKAKANAVLGYSDFAINDLEKALMLNEQYIEEIENEEEFDSLNENKKFITLIKKYKQDSETN; encoded by the coding sequence ATGAAAAAATTGCTACTACTTTTAGTACCTATGATTTTATTCTCTTCAATTTATGCAAAAGATATAGAGAAACCAAGTCAAGAAAAAATAGATAAAAAATTAAATAGTTTAAAAAAACCTTTATTTACTCCCTTTGTTGAAAATTATATTTTAAATGATTTAAAACAATTAAGAGATGATAACAAAAAATTAAAAGTAGAGCTTTACAAAAGGTTAGCTGAAAAAGAAGTGGAAATTTCAACAAATGCCATAAATTATGCTACTTCGACAATCAATAATATTTTTTATATTATTGCAGCTGCCTCTTCATTATTGGTAATTATTGGATTAAATTCAATTAGAGATGTAAATCAAAAAATCAGAACTATTGTTGATGAAAAAGTTTCTAAAGTAATTGATGATTATGAAAAAAGAATGAGTTTAATCGAAAAAGATTTAGATAAACGTTCAAAACAAGTATTACAAAACCAAAAAGAAATTGAAAAGACAAATACCATTCACTCACTATGGATAAGAGCCGCGCAAGAAACTACTCCTAGTGGTAAAATCGAAATTTATGACGATATTTTAAAAATAAAACCTTATGATGCAGAAGCATTAACTTATAAGGCTGAGGCAGCTTTAGAATTAGAAGAAGCGAATTGGGCTTTACACTTAGCAAATCAAGCACTTAATATAGATGATGACTATCCTAATGCATTCTATCAAAAAGCAAAAGCAAATGCAGTATTAGGTTATAGTGATTTTGCAATAAATGATCTTGAAAAAGCATTAATGTTAAATGAACAATATATTGAAGAAATAGAAAATGAAGAAGAGTTTGATAGTTTAAATGAAAATAAAAAATTTATAACTTTAATAAAAAAATATAAACAGGATAGCGAAACTAATTAA
- the ectB gene encoding diaminobutyrate--2-oxoglutarate transaminase, with the protein MRIFENLESEVRGYIRSFPTIFEKSKAAILTNEQGEDYIDFFAGAGTLNYGHNNEHISKALVEYIQKDGVVHGLDMATTAKKEFLQTFNDTILVPRNLDYKVQFTGPTGTNAVETALKLARLVKGRSNVVSFTNGFHGLTQGSSSVTGNNDYRDESYISRSNVSFMPFDGYFGDMNTMSIFRKFLEDSSSGLDIPAAVIVETIQGEGGINVASKEWLQELESICREYDILLIIDDIQVGNGRTGEFFSFEFAGINPDIVTISKSIGGGLPMAIVLLKPDLDQWKPGEHTGTFRGNNLAFVAAKVAIEHYWQNDDLSNAVKYKEKILKENLQKIADKYKDSFDVEVRGRGLAYGFEIKGDNSVASEISKYAFEEKLIVETCGSEDQVVKFLPPLIVDEETLMEGLKRLDTAISKLVADKKEKLTEEF; encoded by the coding sequence ATGAGAATATTTGAAAATTTAGAATCTGAAGTTAGAGGTTATATTAGAAGCTTTCCAACAATATTTGAAAAGTCAAAAGCTGCAATATTAACAAATGAACAAGGTGAGGATTATATTGATTTTTTTGCCGGAGCAGGAACACTAAATTATGGTCATAATAATGAACATATAAGTAAAGCACTTGTTGAATATATACAAAAAGATGGAGTTGTTCATGGTCTTGATATGGCAACTACTGCAAAAAAAGAATTTTTACAAACATTTAATGACACAATATTAGTACCTAGAAACTTAGATTATAAAGTTCAATTTACAGGACCAACAGGAACAAATGCTGTAGAAACTGCTTTAAAACTTGCAAGACTAGTAAAGGGACGAAGTAATGTTGTTTCATTTACAAATGGTTTCCATGGTTTAACTCAAGGTTCATCTTCAGTAACAGGAAACAATGACTATAGAGATGAAAGTTATATTAGTAGATCAAATGTATCATTTATGCCATTTGATGGTTATTTTGGTGATATGAATACTATGAGTATTTTTAGAAAATTTTTAGAAGATAGTAGTAGTGGTCTTGATATTCCAGCAGCTGTTATAGTTGAAACTATTCAAGGTGAAGGTGGAATTAATGTAGCTAGTAAAGAGTGGTTACAAGAACTTGAATCTATTTGTAGAGAATATGATATATTATTAATCATTGACGATATTCAAGTTGGTAATGGAAGAACTGGTGAATTTTTCTCGTTTGAATTTGCAGGGATAAATCCTGATATTGTAACAATATCAAAATCAATTGGTGGCGGATTACCTATGGCAATTGTATTATTAAAACCAGATTTAGACCAATGGAAACCAGGTGAACATACAGGTACATTTAGGGGAAATAATTTAGCCTTTGTAGCTGCAAAAGTTGCGATTGAACACTATTGGCAAAATGATGATTTATCAAATGCAGTTAAATATAAAGAAAAAATATTAAAAGAAAATTTACAAAAAATAGCTGATAAATATAAAGATAGTTTTGATGTTGAAGTTAGAGGAAGAGGTCTAGCTTATGGATTTGAAATAAAAGGTGACAATTCAGTTGCCAGTGAAATTTCAAAATATGCATTTGAAGAAAAACTAATAGTAGAAACTTGTGGTAGTGAAGACCAAGTTGTAAAATTTTTACCACCATTGATTGTGGATGAAGAGACACTAATGGAAGGTTTAAAAAGACTTGATACAGCTATTTCAAAACTAGTTGCAGATAAAAAAGAAAAATTAACAGAGGAATTTTAA
- a CDS encoding winged helix-turn-helix domain-containing protein: MNALKHMKILYVNDRNSDEEYGVSELQDYCNNIIVSNNSINAIEVYKQEKPEIVIYSVSFPKIKEEEFIEKIKSINEKAQVIITTKNIDKHKLYNAINFHLIKYLAYPFNMNSLLDSLKDCIKSIDSNTSNIIKLSNSLTYDRFNKSLLKNGELVSLSTKETNFFDTLVKNKDRAVSYEEFNQIIWQGEMTKDALRSIVKDLRRKIDKSIIKNVSGIGYRVDL; this comes from the coding sequence ATGAATGCATTAAAACATATGAAAATTCTATACGTAAATGATAGAAATAGTGATGAGGAATATGGTGTTTCTGAACTACAAGATTATTGTAATAATATTATTGTCTCAAATAATAGTATAAATGCAATAGAAGTTTACAAACAAGAGAAGCCAGAGATAGTTATATACAGTGTATCTTTTCCAAAAATAAAAGAGGAAGAGTTTATTGAAAAGATAAAAAGTATAAATGAAAAGGCACAAGTGATAATAACAACAAAAAACATTGATAAACATAAGCTTTACAATGCTATTAATTTTCATTTAATCAAATATCTAGCATATCCATTTAATATGAACTCACTGCTAGACTCTTTGAAAGATTGTATAAAAAGTATCGATTCTAACACATCTAATATCATTAAATTATCGAATAGTTTGACATATGATAGATTTAATAAATCACTTCTTAAAAATGGAGAATTAGTATCTTTATCAACAAAAGAAACAAACTTCTTTGATACTCTAGTTAAAAATAAAGACAGAGCAGTTAGCTATGAAGAGTTTAATCAAATAATTTGGCAAGGTGAGATGACTAAAGATGCATTAAGATCTATTGTAAAAGATTTAAGAAGAAAAATTGATAAATCAATTATAAAAAATGTATCAGGTATTGGATATAGAGTAGATTTATAA
- a CDS encoding aspartate kinase yields the protein MKVCKFGGSSVKNSTQIKKIVEIVKRDDKRQVIVVSAPGRDETYDEKITDHLLNLATQGQHFLEHKIDVTEQNSFEAILSKYNKLCDDLQIPKDGILDNLENDLQNCKLQDDKKIAFFLSRGEHYNAKIIARYMKKVGINIKLMLPEEFGFILSDCYTDGKVQEQTYTNIKKHLVLKDNEKVIIPGFYGITKGKEIAVMSRGGSDLTGGELAYALDADIYENWTDTDGVYEVDPRVIPNANVIPRLTFKELRLLSSKGFNVFHFNAMLNCKKSKIPIRVRNTNNPTNKGTVILSERVPMEKLVGIAKLDNMASIHIQKAMLGEEVGFTAELLKIFGEFGINTYHYPTDKDDLAILVEQEDLKGNINNLRRAIDKRLKPDNIFITYSLSVITLVGIGLKEDSFTIVDALTALKENNIAFEMFDMSPSKISFHIGVAQNISDIALETLYEKLLTKDNCIC from the coding sequence ATGAAAGTATGCAAATTTGGTGGAAGTTCAGTAAAGAACTCCACCCAAATAAAAAAAATAGTAGAAATAGTTAAAAGAGATGATAAAAGACAAGTTATAGTAGTTTCAGCACCAGGAAGAGATGAAACTTATGATGAAAAAATTACAGACCACTTGCTAAACTTAGCAACACAAGGTCAACACTTTTTAGAACATAAAATTGATGTAACTGAACAAAATAGTTTTGAAGCTATTCTTTCAAAATATAATAAATTATGTGATGACTTACAAATACCAAAAGATGGTATCTTAGATAATTTAGAAAATGACTTACAAAATTGTAAACTCCAAGATGATAAAAAGATAGCTTTTTTTCTATCAAGAGGAGAACACTATAACGCAAAGATAATCGCAAGATATATGAAAAAAGTAGGTATAAATATAAAACTTATGTTACCTGAAGAATTTGGATTTATTTTAAGTGATTGCTATACAGATGGTAAAGTTCAAGAACAAACTTATACTAATATCAAAAAACATTTAGTTTTAAAAGATAATGAAAAAGTAATAATTCCTGGATTTTACGGAATAACAAAAGGTAAAGAAATTGCAGTCATGAGTAGAGGTGGTTCTGATTTAACTGGTGGAGAATTAGCATATGCACTTGATGCAGATATTTATGAAAACTGGACAGATACTGATGGTGTTTATGAAGTTGACCCAAGAGTTATTCCTAATGCAAATGTAATTCCTAGACTTACTTTTAAAGAATTAAGATTACTTAGTTCAAAAGGTTTTAATGTATTTCACTTTAATGCAATGTTAAATTGTAAAAAAAGTAAAATTCCAATTAGAGTAAGAAATACAAATAACCCTACAAATAAGGGTACTGTGATATTAAGTGAAAGAGTTCCTATGGAAAAACTTGTAGGAATTGCAAAACTTGACAATATGGCATCTATTCATATACAAAAAGCAATGTTAGGTGAAGAAGTAGGTTTCACCGCAGAACTATTAAAAATATTTGGAGAATTTGGAATAAATACTTATCATTATCCTACAGATAAGGATGATTTAGCTATATTAGTAGAGCAAGAAGATTTAAAAGGAAATATCAATAACTTAAGAAGAGCAATAGATAAAAGATTAAAACCTGATAATATTTTTATCACATATTCTTTATCTGTAATTACTCTTGTGGGAATTGGATTAAAAGAAGATTCTTTTACTATTGTAGATGCACTTACGGCATTAAAAGAAAATAACATAGCATTTGAAATGTTTGACATGAGTCCTTCTAAAATTTCATTTCACATTGGAGTTGCCCAAAATATCTCTGATATTGCATTAGAGACATTATATGAAAAGTTATTGACAAAAGATAATTGTATTTGTTAA
- a CDS encoding flagellin N-terminal helical domain-containing protein yields MEISNNVSSYVNQYKTNNTLEKIATGLELNRAANDASSLVISDKLRTQSSGYVQAISNTNSAIASTQIADRAISEQSNILNSVKEKLLQASTDTTSQEGREALLKDVQNLLKGLDSIGSATNYNGESLLQSSSSDQSASQAKIYQTGTEESDTTESNSVQANTVGLGLSDLLSDLPSDFTAQDARDYLSRVDDAIGTLNDYRSDLGSTQNQLASTGRNLLTQETQTSRAESELSAANIARSLSDFNKQSVLSQAGAYTQSQFNITQQSVLRLLT; encoded by the coding sequence ATGGAAATTTCAAATAATGTATCTTCTTATGTAAATCAATACAAAACTAATAATACTTTAGAAAAGATTGCAACTGGTTTAGAATTAAATAGAGCAGCAAATGATGCATCTTCTCTTGTAATTTCTGATAAATTAAGAACTCAATCAAGTGGATATGTTCAAGCTATTTCAAACACAAATAGTGCAATTGCATCTACGCAAATTGCAGATAGAGCAATATCTGAACAATCAAATATTCTTAATAGTGTAAAAGAAAAACTTCTTCAAGCTTCAACAGATACAACTTCACAAGAAGGAAGAGAAGCTTTACTTAAAGATGTTCAAAATTTATTAAAAGGGTTAGATTCAATTGGTAGTGCAACAAACTATAATGGTGAATCTCTTCTTCAATCTTCTAGTTCTGATCAAAGTGCTAGCCAAGCAAAAATCTATCAAACAGGAACAGAAGAATCAGATACAACAGAATCAAACTCTGTTCAAGCAAATACAGTTGGTTTAGGATTAAGTGATTTATTATCAGATTTACCTTCTGATTTTACTGCACAAGATGCAAGAGATTATTTATCTAGAGTTGATGATGCTATAGGAACGCTAAATGATTACAGAAGTGATTTAGGTTCAACTCAAAATCAATTAGCAAGTACAGGTAGAAATTTACTTACACAAGAGACACAAACTTCTAGAGCTGAATCAGAATTAAGTGCAGCAAATATCGCAAGAAGTTTAAGTGATTTCAATAAACAAAGTGTATTATCACAAGCTGGTGCATATACACAATCACAATTTAATATAACACAACAATCAGTATTACGACTTTTAACATAA
- a CDS encoding c-type cytochrome gives MTTTKKIITIVAFFTATSLMASNGETLFKSCATCHGVNAQKAALGKSKIIKGWDSKKIQDTLYGYKKGTYGGAMKGVMKGQVARLSDEDIKVLADYISSIK, from the coding sequence ATGACTACAACAAAAAAAATTATAACAATAGTTGCATTTTTTACAGCAACATCTTTAATGGCTTCAAATGGTGAAACTCTTTTCAAATCTTGTGCTACATGTCATGGTGTAAATGCACAAAAAGCTGCTTTAGGTAAAAGTAAAATAATTAAAGGTTGGGATAGTAAAAAAATTCAAGATACTTTATATGGATATAAAAAAGGAACATATGGAGGAGCAATGAAAGGCGTAATGAAAGGTCAAGTTGCAAGATTAAGTGATGAAGATATTAAAGTATTAGCTGATTATATATCTTCAATAAAATAG
- a CDS encoding ectoine synthase, with protein MIVRDINKDIIGTPKEVHAQEGQWVSRRMLLKGDNMGFSFHETIIKANTKTHIHYQNHLEAVYCVAGNGKIEDLKTGKVHEIYDGVMYALNEHDDHNLYGGTEDMRLICVFNPPIKGTENHDENGVYPLED; from the coding sequence ATGATAGTAAGAGATATTAATAAAGATATTATAGGTACACCAAAAGAAGTTCATGCTCAAGAAGGACAATGGGTTAGTAGAAGAATGCTTTTAAAAGGTGATAATATGGGATTTTCATTTCATGAAACTATCATAAAAGCAAATACAAAAACTCATATTCACTATCAAAACCATCTTGAAGCTGTTTATTGTGTAGCAGGAAATGGCAAAATTGAAGATTTAAAAACTGGAAAAGTTCATGAAATTTATGATGGCGTAATGTATGCTTTAAATGAACATGATGATCATAATTTGTATGGAGGAACTGAAGATATGAGACTTATTTGTGTATTTAATCCTCCTATTAAAGGAACAGAAAATCATGATGAAAATGGTGTTTATCCCTTAGAAGATTAA
- the ectA gene encoding diaminobutyrate acetyltransferase: MGTQIKLTEPEKSDGKKIFNLINRCKPLDVNSEYLYLLQSTYFSNTCSVAKIDNEVIGFISGYLVPNKSDTLFIWQVAVDERARGKSVAKNLLLEILNRECNNNIKYIHTTISPDNKASQRFFEKFANDFDANVESSTFLEIEDFNNAHEKEVLYKIGPLNKGKK, translated from the coding sequence ATGGGAACCCAAATTAAATTAACTGAACCCGAAAAATCTGACGGTAAAAAGATATTTAATTTAATAAATAGATGTAAACCACTAGATGTAAATTCTGAATACTTATACCTACTTCAATCTACTTATTTTAGTAATACTTGTAGTGTTGCAAAAATTGACAATGAAGTTATAGGATTTATCTCTGGTTATTTAGTACCAAACAAGAGTGACACACTCTTTATATGGCAAGTAGCAGTAGATGAGAGAGCTAGAGGAAAATCAGTTGCAAAAAATCTACTTTTAGAAATATTAAATAGAGAATGTAATAATAATATAAAATATATACATACTACAATTTCTCCAGATAATAAAGCTTCGCAACGATTTTTTGAAAAGTTCGCAAATGATTTTGATGCAAATGTAGAATCTTCAACTTTTTTAGAAATAGAAGATTTTAACAACGCACATGAAAAAGAGGTCTTATATAAAATTGGACCATTAAATAAAGGGAAAAAATGA
- a CDS encoding glycine zipper 2TM domain-containing protein, which produces MKRIIVLTILFTNLIFANSLKSNEFVRVTHSEPIYKEVRINKPIQECYEKEYRQKIYDDNYSSNNNSIGIDTIVGVTAGAILGNQIGKGNGNTAAKIVGGLIGGKIANELRSNSFNNYHYETRYETKYEKVRTKRVITGYRNYFNYDGIRYSKVTKNPKKRIRVYKTIDF; this is translated from the coding sequence ATGAAAAGAATTATTGTTTTAACTATATTATTTACAAATCTAATATTTGCAAATTCTTTAAAATCAAATGAATTTGTAAGAGTAACTCATAGTGAACCTATATATAAAGAAGTAAGAATAAATAAACCTATTCAAGAGTGTTATGAGAAAGAATATAGACAAAAAATATATGATGATAATTATTCTTCAAATAATAATTCAATAGGTATAGATACTATTGTAGGAGTAACAGCTGGTGCAATTTTAGGAAATCAAATTGGTAAAGGTAATGGAAATACAGCTGCAAAAATAGTGGGTGGATTAATTGGTGGTAAAATAGCAAATGAGTTAAGATCAAACAGTTTTAATAATTATCATTATGAGACAAGATATGAAACAAAATATGAAAAAGTAAGAACAAAAAGAGTAATAACTGGATATAGAAACTATTTTAATTATGATGGTATTAGATATTCAAAAGTTACAAAAAATCCTAAAAAAAGAATAAGAGTATATAAAACAATAGATTTTTAA